The Nostoc sp. 'Lobaria pulmonaria (5183) cyanobiont' DNA window TCTAGAGGCTTAATTTGTACCCCAGCCATTTCCAGCCAAAGCGACACTAAACCTGAACCCAATAATTCCAGCATTTTTTATTCCTCTGTCAGGATTTGAAACGTTGTTTACTGTGCTAATATACAAGTTTTTTTACGAGAATCAGTATTGAGCCATAATAACTGGTGTTTTTCTCATCTGTAAGTAGGGTGAATTATATTGTTTTCGTGGCTTGCTTTGACAATGCCAAAATACCCATTGCTCATGAAGATAGCCGCATAAAAATAAAAATATTTTTGCTTTGTACAGATGCTACGCCGTTGGCGATGTCAACGACAGACTTTAACGCTTGTACCCTTACTCTTAAGCAAGCTATGCGGTAGCGTCTCCAACAAGAGAAGACTCGCTCTAAGCGTTCGTTTACTCCTGCCAAGAAGCCAGCTACGCGCAGCGTATCGCAGACAGCCTGAGAAGAAAAGGCTTTACGCTGCGCGATCGGTGACGTAATTCTATAACCTTGAAACAAGGATAGGGAAAGTAATTAAAGATTCTCTCCCTTTTTTCCCTTAATAAGCTAATCAGCATTCAAGTTGGATAATCTAGGGCAGATAAGATGTCCACCCCACAAAATATTGAGAAAATTTTAATATGCAAATTGGATGTATTTTAGCTTACCTACTTTCTTTCTGGATGTGCTGCATCCTCTGGTGAGGGAGTACCCATCTGGTTAATTGTGGCAATCATCTGATACAAGCGCCCTAAGTCACGTTGATTGAAGTACAAAATGAGGCGAGGTAGTCCAACAGTTTCATCTTGTGCTTCTTGAGGTAATGCCTGACTTTTTTCAATTCTTCCTTGAATAATAATGTCGCTAAAATCAGCATTGAGTTGTTCTAAAAGAGCGTCTGATATATCCGTCTTCAGGCGGATGACCAACTTATCGCTTACATAGCGGCAGGAATGATAAACCTGGTAAAAACGGGTGATAGCGTCACAAGCCACATCCAGGTTATCTGTCACCGTGTAAAGGCTGGGGTCTTCAGGATTGACAAGACCATTTTGCACTAATTGCTTATCAATATATTCGCTCCAAGAGCGCCAGTAATCACCACCAGGGCGATCGATTAAAACTAAAGGTACTGGCCCAAATTTACCAGTTTGGCTTAATGTCATACATTCAAAAGCTTCATCTTGAGTGCCAAAGCCTCCCGGAAACAAGGCTACAGCATCACTTTCTTTGAGGAGAAACAGCTTGCGGGTAAAGAAATATTTGAAGTTAATTAGCTTGGGATCGCCCTCTATAAAAGGGTTTGCTTGCTGTTCAAAGGGTAACTTAATGTTTAATCCAAAGGAATTTTCTCGCCCAGCACCTTCATGACCCGCTTGCATGATTCCACCACCACCACCAGTCATCACCATAAATCCTAATTGAGAAATAGCACGAGCAAACTCAAGGGCCATTAAGTATTCTGGCCTATCTGGAGCTAGACGAGCAGAACCAAAGATGGTGACTTTGCGAACGTGTCGGTAATCATAAAAAAGCTGGAAACCGCGCTCCATATCTGCTAATGCAGACGATAATATTTTCCAATCGAGACGCTCAATTTCGGTATCAGCTAGACGAATAATAGTAGTAAGTGCTTGCAGAATAAATTGCCGATTTTTTAATGTCGGTAAACGAACGAGCAAGTCAGCGATATCCGCCTGTAAAGACTCTAATGTGTCAAACGACGCAGATGAG harbors:
- a CDS encoding LOG family protein, whose amino-acid sequence is MTSSASFDTLESLQADIADLLVRLPTLKNRQFILQALTTIIRLADTEIERLDWKILSSALADMERGFQLFYDYRHVRKVTIFGSARLAPDRPEYLMALEFARAISQLGFMVMTGGGGGIMQAGHEGAGRENSFGLNIKLPFEQQANPFIEGDPKLINFKYFFTRKLFLLKESDAVALFPGGFGTQDEAFECMTLSQTGKFGPVPLVLIDRPGGDYWRSWSEYIDKQLVQNGLVNPEDPSLYTVTDNLDVACDAITRFYQVYHSCRYVSDKLVIRLKTDISDALLEQLNADFSDIIIQGRIEKSQALPQEAQDETVGLPRLILYFNQRDLGRLYQMIATINQMGTPSPEDAAHPERK